GACGGGTGCTATGTCGTGTCACCGCCCCCCTGATCAGCTGGACGTGTTGAGTCCAACCCCCTCTGTTGGGCTGTGATCTGATATTCTGAGCTGCCCGGCTCAGTCCTGGGGCAGCTGCCTGCTGCCCACGCTTGTTTGCCTCCCTCTCACACCCCCGCAGTTCTGTGGATGTGCTGGGGCGATCCTCTGGGCTTGTGCCTGGAGAAGGGCAGAGCGCAGATccatggctcccccccccccaccaaacccCCTCTTCAAAGCTGCTCTGTTTGCCGCAGGCTGGGTTTGGAGCGGGGCAGCTCGGCTCACGAAGCCCTGCAGGCCATCACGGCTTTGCTGGAGCGCTACGGCCAGGGCGGCAGCTGCAAGGAGGAGCCGACCCCTTTCGTTTATCACAACACCTTTCTGCTGGCGGACCGGAGCGAagcctgggtgctggagacagccGGCCGGTACTGGGCAGCCCAGAGGATCCGAGGTGAGCAGTGTGAATACCCGGGGCGGCAGAAGTCCTGGATATACTGGAAGTGGGGCGTCAGGGAGCTCTGTTCCTGCAGTCCCAGCTTGTCCCAGAAGGAGGTGCTGTAGGGGAGCTGCTGGTCCAGCCTCAGCAGGGATAGTGTCTGCACAGGGATGGATGGAAGAAAAGTTCCACTGGGAGACGATCTGGGGTGTAGGGGCCTGGACAGCTCAGATAAATGTGGGGCCTTTCACCTCTTGCCGACCAGTCCTAGTCCGGCCGAGGCTGCTGGTTACCAAACTTTGTTcccatctgctgctgctttggcgGCCTGTGtgatgagtttggtgggtctcaacCCAGTTCGTCTCacagccacccccagcccccttgtTTGTGATGCCAGCAAAAAGGCCAAGGATTGAGCAGGCCACGGCGGCGACGTGACTCTTGTTTTATTCTCACGCCTCAAGAGGTGTCTCTCTGGGTCGGGCGGTTTCCTGGACGCTTGCCCTACTCCTGCCTGTGCTGATGGGTGGATAGAGGTGTCAGGTCTTGGgaagggccccgggctgggagcCCTTATGGCTACTATCCCTCCAGTACAGTCCCTCTTCACCAAAGCCACGTCTTGTTGCAGAAGGGACCCGGAATATCTCCAACCAGCTGAGCATCGGCACGGATATCACCGCCGAGCACGCGGGGCTGAGGCGCCacgcccagagccagggctggtgGAGCGGGGACGGGGAGTTCAGCTTCAGCAAGGTCTtctctctgacccaccagcccgtGCGGATGGAGGCGGCCAAGGCCCGGTTCTGCgctggcaaggagctgctgcagcagcatgcAGGTGGGTGCGGCGGGTGGGGCTGTGCCAACGTGGTGCCTCATCCCGGTACCATCCACGGGAAGGATCGAAGCCAGTCTCCTGGTGCACAGTGTCTCCCTGGCCAATGGGATGGGAGCAGTTGGTTGGCAGCGGAAGCACCTAGCAATCAGGAGAGGCAGGGTCCTGGGTCATCCAGCAACCACTTGGTCTCATCTCATTGGCCACAAATATGGTGACCTGACCTGCTGCTGGTCGATGGGAAGCATGAACCGGTCCCCCACCCAGTGGTTACTTGCCCATTGATcttccatctcttcccccctGGTGTTGCTAGGCCGCATCACGGTGGAGACCATCATGGACATCCTGCGGGACAAGGCCAGTGGGATCTGCGTGGACTCGGAGGGCTTCCGCACCACGGGGAGCATGGTGTCCAtcctcccccaggaccccgccttgCCCTGCGTGCATTTCTTCACAGCCACGCCCGACCCCTCCAGGTTAGTACCAGTGCTGCCCAAGGGGCCCTGGCTCCGGGCTGTCggaggaggctgggagaagacAGTGTGTGAAAATTAAACAGACCCGTTGTGTCTAAGGTGCGGAGGGTCCTCAACCACCAGCAACTTCCCCGAGGATGCTTGGCCcggggcaggattgggccctctgtTTGCACATTAACATCATGAGAGCCTTTGAACCAGGAGCCCTTTCCGTCCTGTTTAGCCCTTTGCCCGGCAGCAACGAAACCATCTGCTGAGTGCCCGTTGCAGATGTCCGAGGGGGATCCCGGGCGGAGACTGACATGGGATTGTTTCAGTGAGAAGCCAGGGCTCCACCCTGAGAGTGCTCAGCGCATGggaagtcactgggagctcaGGGATCGAGATTTAAATGGGGAACCCGACAGCGTCCCAGCCGAGTCATCTACGCTACCCTAATAGCATCCGGCCCCATTGCCCCGGggcgcccccagctctgctgcagagcagacttTTGGCTCAACCCTGGCAGTGCTACTGTCCTGCTATTCGCTTCCCCTGTGGGCATGAGCTGCTCAGGACGCAGATCCCTGGCAACCTCTGGCCGAAACCCACTTTGCCGGGGAACGTCTCAGCAAGGATGTTGTGGGGCTGCAGAGACACCCCTAACAGTCTCTGCTCCCGTCTCCTGCCCGGGCAGGTCCGTATTCAAGCCCTTCATCTTCGTCGCCAACGTGACTCCAGTCCTAAAGGCAATGTCTCCGAGCTTTGGTGACAAGGACCCTGTCCAGAAGGTCCCTCGATTCCAGAGCAGAGTTGATCGGAGACATGAGCTCTACCAGGCACATCAGGCAGCACTGGGTCTCATGGAGACTAGCCAGGTAACTGAGTGCCCTGGGCTCGTACCCTGGGGTTCTGCTTCCCTCTCAAATGCTGAGCGAGGCTCCTGATGGCCTCGCCTGGCGCTAACTGCCCatcaccccagccctgggagctttCCCGGGGGCTCTAGGGTTCTCTCTTGGGAGCCAGTTGGGCTGCAGAGCTCCCAGCAGTACAGTGGGAGGACTGGGGTTGGGCTGTCTGAGATCAGCGGGGTGTTTCTGAGAGGTGGAGTGGATGGAATTAGACTCTGGACTCACTCAGGATCTATACCATCCCCATGAGCAGTGGCTTAGGCTGTATGTGTCTCTTACATCTCTCTCTTCTCCACTGACCCTGTGCAACAGGAG
The DNA window shown above is from Natator depressus isolate rNatDep1 chromosome 27, rNatDep2.hap1, whole genome shotgun sequence and carries:
- the SCRN2 gene encoding secernin-2, producing MAEQNRPVPSSCDCFVALPPATASRAVIFGKNSDRPRDEVQEVVYLPAATYARGAKLKCTYIEVEQAERTHAVILSRPAWLWGAEMGANEHGVCIGNEGVWTKEPVREEEALLGMDLVRLGLERGSSAHEALQAITALLERYGQGGSCKEEPTPFVYHNTFLLADRSEAWVLETAGRYWAAQRIREGTRNISNQLSIGTDITAEHAGLRRHAQSQGWWSGDGEFSFSKVFSLTHQPVRMEAAKARFCAGKELLQQHAGRITVETIMDILRDKASGICVDSEGFRTTGSMVSILPQDPALPCVHFFTATPDPSRSVFKPFIFVANVTPVLKAMSPSFGDKDPVQKVPRFQSRVDRRHELYQAHQAALGLMETSQEQGQKLQQTMQDLERQGLEAMKEILAGGITLDPEELADLLFDCVDTEIKFYK